ATCCTGCGGCAGGTTCATGAGGATCCGGTGACCCTCAGGGTCCTCCCGCGGGCGCTCCGAGTCGTCGAATCCCGGGACGCGATTACACGTTCGTGATGCCGTGCGGGCCTCTCGCAGCGGCCCCCCGACTTAAAAGCTGGTCCCGGCGGGCCGGGCGACGTATACGTCGCGGTGGCAGCCCGCTTGCCTCCTCAGGCCGGCGGGAGGAAGGTGCATGAAGCAGCGCATCGGGTTACTGCTGCTCTGCGGGATCGCGACGGGGGTCGCCTGGGGCGGCGCCCGTGCGATCGAGCCCCCGGCCGCAAAGCGCCTCCCGTTCGGTACGGCGCTGCCCGACGGACGCCTGGCCCCGACGGCCCTGTCGCTGGCGAAACTTCCCCATGCGGCGCCGGCCCCTTCCGGTGCATTCCTCTCCTCCTACCTTGCGCCCCAGATGGCGCGGCGCCTCGCACCGCTGGGCGAGTGGTTCGCGTCCCCCACGCTCGAGCGGGACACCCGCACCTCCGTGTCGTGGATCGAGATGCAGCAGAACGCCGAGCAGCAGGCGTGGAAGGCGACCCGGAAGGCCGTGCGGTCGTACCTGGGCGATCGCCTGGAGCGCGAGATCACGATCGCCGCGGGGCTCCCGTCGGGTTCGACCTCCACGAAAGGCGGGACGCGGCTGAGCGTGGGGATCGCGAGCCTCACCCCGCGCATCATCGTCGAGCGAGCCGCGGGGAGCGGATTCGTCCGGTTCGGCGTCGACGCCACCGGGGACGTGAACGTCGACTGGCGCCCGAAGCATGGCGAGACGCGCCTGGGCGCGACCTTCGACGCGGACTCCCGCCGCCTCGGCCTGAACCTCAACGGGCGGTTCTGAGCCCCGTCACCGCATCCGCTGCTTCGCGTTGCGCAGGATCATCAGCGCGGTGTTGAGGCGCTGGATCTTCCGGTTGCGCGTCTGGACCTCGGCGAGCTCCGCGACCGCGCTGTTGTCTCCCCGGATCTCGCGCAGGGCCTTCTCGATCTCGAACGCGAGCTGGTCCATGTCGCCGCGGGTGTAGCTCCTGAACGTCCGCTCGGTGACCGTCTGGTACCCCTCGCCGATGTCCCGCGCCATCGCGAACGCGCTGCCTCCCAGGAAGTTGGCCATGGGCGCGGACTATACCGCGAGGCCGCCCCGCGACAGGGCGTCGATCGACGCGAAGAGCCGGTCCACGTCGGCATCCGCCGTGTAGACGTGGGGGGCCGCCCGGAGCCACCCGTCGCGAACCCCCAGGCTGATCCCCCGAGCGCCGAGCTCGCGGCACCACAGGTCCGGGTCCGGGACCCCCCCGAAGGAGACGATCCCCGAACGCTCGTCCGGGGAGACGGGACCGTGGACGGGAAGCCCTCGCTCGGCCAGCCCCGCGACGAGCCGTTCCACGTGACGCTCGACCCGGGCGCGGATCGTCTCGAGGCCGATCCGCGCCGCGAGCTCGAGCGCCGCGCCGAGCCCCGCGATCCCGGGGACGTTCGGGTATCCGGGCTCGAACCTCCCGGAGCCGGGGCGCCACAACGGACCCAGGTCGAGCTGGCCGGAGGCGTCGAGCTCCCGCACCCATCGGAGCATGTCCCCCGCCCCCGTGACCGACAGCGCTCCCGCGGCGCGGGGACGGATCCGGTCGAGCCACTCCGGGGCCAGGTAGAGGAACCCGGTTCCCGACGGCCCCATGAGCCACTTCCTCCCCTCGGCCGCCAGCGCGCCGATCCCCAGGGCCTTCACGTCGACCGGGTAGACCGGCAGCCCCTGGATCGCGTCGACGACGAGCAACACGTCGTGCCGGCGGCACGCCTCTCCGAGACGTGCGAGATCGACGCGGTACCCGGTCGAGAACTGGACCTGCGACACCGTCAGCACGCGCGTCCGCGGTCCGATCGCGTCGATCAATCGCGATGCCGTGAGCCGCCCCCCCTCCGAACGGACGACGCGCAGTCCCACGCCGCGATCGCGCTGCACCGCCCACGGGTAGACGTTCGCGGGGTACTCGAGGTCGCCGAGAACCACCTCGTCCCCGTCGCGCCACGCGAACCCGTCGGCGACTTTCGAGATCGCCTCCCCCGTGTTCGCCGCGAAGGCGATCTCCGCCGGGGCCGCACCGATCAGCCGCGCGATCGCGCTGCGCGTGCCCTCGACCCGACGCATGTCGTCGGCCCAGGTGTGCACGCCGCGCTCCACTTGCGCGCGCAGCGTCCGCTCGACGGCCTGCGCGACGCACGTGGGCACGAGGGTTGCCGAGGCCGCGTTGAAATACGCGACCGACGCCGCCCCCGGGAACTCCGCCCGGATCTCCGCCTCGGTCACGCACGCCCCGCGAGGCCGAGATCGGCGGCGACCGCCCGGAGCGCGTCGATCACGAAGGCGATGTGCGCGTCGAGCTCCATGCCGATCCCCTCGGCCCCCTTGACGATGTCGTCGCGGCTGACGCTGCGGGCGAAGGCCTTGTCCTTCATCCGCTTGCGCACCGACTCGGGCTTGAGCTCGTGCAGCGACTTGTTCGGGGTGACGAGCGCGCAGGCGGTCAGGAAGCCGCACAACTCGTCGGAGGCGAACAGACACCGTTCGAGGTCGCTCTCGGGGACGACTCCGGTGTGCGGCGCGTGCGCGAGGATCGCGCGGCGGAACCACTCCGGATACCCCCTCTCCTCGAGCACCTCCTGCCCGCGGAACGGGTGGTCCTCCAGCGACGGATACCGCTCGTAGTCGAAATCGTGGAGCAGTCCGGCGAGGCCGAAGGCGTCGGCGTCGCCGCCGACGCGGGCGGCGTGCGCGCGCATCGCCGCCTCCACGGCGTACGCGTGTTTGCGCAGCCCCGGTCCTTCGGTCCAGGCGTGCAGCAGGGCGATCGCCTCGTCGCGCGGAGGAAGTCTGGAGTCCATCGGAGCCTCCTGTCGGGTCGGTACAGGGTATCGCGTAGGCCTTGCCGTCGTGTGGTATCAAGCCGCCGTGCTGCTCGCCCGCCTCAATCCCTGGAAAGGTGTCGGCGTCCTGCCGCGCGGGATGTGGGTCCTGTCCGGCACGATGCTCATCAACCGGCTCGGCACGATGGTGCTGCCGTTCCTGCTTCTTTATCTGACCGAGCACCTCCACTACGACGCGAGCACCGCGGCGCTCGTCCTGACCTGCTTCGGCCTAGGCTCCATCGTGGCGGCTCCCCTCGCGGGTCGCCTCGCGGACCGCATCGGCCCGCTCTCCATCATGCGCGCCTCGTTGTTCCTGACCGCGGCGGTCCTTTTCGCCTTCCCGTGGTTCTCGTCGCTCCTGCCGGTCCTCGCGGGCACGGTCGTCTTCGCCGTCGTCTCGGAGTCGTACCGGCCGGCGAGCCTCGCGCTCGTCACCGAGATCGTGCCGGTCGAGTTGCGCAAGGCGGCGTATTCCCTGAATCGTCTCGCCATCAACCTCGGGATGAGCGTCGGCCCCGCCCTGGGCGGGTTCATCGCCGACCGGTCGTTCGACGCCCTGTTCTGGGTGGACGGCGGCTCCGCTCTCGCCGCGGGGCTCGTGCTGGCACTCGTCCCGCTCGGCGCCGCCGCCGCCGAGCGCAGGAAGGCGGCCCGGGAGTCGGCCGCCTCGGAGCGGTCGGCACCCGTCCACACCGACCTGCGTTTCCTGGCGTTCCTGATCGGCTCGACGCTTCTCGCCGCGGCGTTTTTCCAGCACATCGGCGCGATGCCGCTCTACCTCGTCCGCGACCTGGGGTTCACGAAGTCGTTCTACGGGCTGATGTTCACCCTCAACACGGTCGTCATCGTGATCCTCGAGGTGCGGCTCAACTTCATGACGTCGCACTGGTCGCATCGGCGCTCGTTGTGGCTCGGGTCGACCCTCGTCGCCTCGGGGCTCGGCCTGCTCGCGGTCGCGACGGCTCCGTGGGCGATCGCGGGGACGGTCCTCGTCTGGACCTTCGGCGAGATGATCCTTCTCCCCTCCATGTCCAATTTCGTCGCCGACATGGCCCCCCCCGACCGCCGCGGCGAATACATGGGCTGGTACACGATGTCCTGGGGCGTCGCTTTTTCGTTCGGCCCCTCGCTCGGCACCGTGGTGCTCGACGCGTGGGGCCCCCACGTCGTCTGGCCGGCGACGTTCCTCGCGGCGATCGCGGGCGGAGCGCTGATGGCGCGTCGCGAGGACAACCTGCCGGGCGCCGCTCCCGCGGCCGGCGCGGAGGCATGACGTGGATCTCGTGGACCCTGCGATCGACCGGTGGCTCGCCCAGCGAGCCGCGCTTTCCGACCCGGTCCTCGAGGAGATGGAGCGGATCGCCGGGGAGCGCGACTTC
The Candidatus Polarisedimenticolaceae bacterium DNA segment above includes these coding regions:
- a CDS encoding MFS transporter, with the translated sequence MLLARLNPWKGVGVLPRGMWVLSGTMLINRLGTMVLPFLLLYLTEHLHYDASTAALVLTCFGLGSIVAAPLAGRLADRIGPLSIMRASLFLTAAVLFAFPWFSSLLPVLAGTVVFAVVSESYRPASLALVTEIVPVELRKAAYSLNRLAINLGMSVGPALGGFIADRSFDALFWVDGGSALAAGLVLALVPLGAAAAERRKAARESAASERSAPVHTDLRFLAFLIGSTLLAAAFFQHIGAMPLYLVRDLGFTKSFYGLMFTLNTVVIVILEVRLNFMTSHWSHRRSLWLGSTLVASGLGLLAVATAPWAIAGTVLVWTFGEMILLPSMSNFVADMAPPDRRGEYMGWYTMSWGVAFSFGPSLGTVVLDAWGPHVVWPATFLAAIAGGALMARREDNLPGAAPAAGAEA
- a CDS encoding HDIG domain-containing protein, translated to MDSRLPPRDEAIALLHAWTEGPGLRKHAYAVEAAMRAHAARVGGDADAFGLAGLLHDFDYERYPSLEDHPFRGQEVLEERGYPEWFRRAILAHAPHTGVVPESDLERCLFASDELCGFLTACALVTPNKSLHELKPESVRKRMKDKAFARSVSRDDIVKGAEGIGMELDAHIAFVIDALRAVAADLGLAGRA
- a CDS encoding aminotransferase class V-fold PLP-dependent enzyme — encoded protein: MTEAEIRAEFPGAASVAYFNAASATLVPTCVAQAVERTLRAQVERGVHTWADDMRRVEGTRSAIARLIGAAPAEIAFAANTGEAISKVADGFAWRDGDEVVLGDLEYPANVYPWAVQRDRGVGLRVVRSEGGRLTASRLIDAIGPRTRVLTVSQVQFSTGYRVDLARLGEACRRHDVLLVVDAIQGLPVYPVDVKALGIGALAAEGRKWLMGPSGTGFLYLAPEWLDRIRPRAAGALSVTGAGDMLRWVRELDASGQLDLGPLWRPGSGRFEPGYPNVPGIAGLGAALELAARIGLETIRARVERHVERLVAGLAERGLPVHGPVSPDERSGIVSFGGVPDPDLWCRELGARGISLGVRDGWLRAAPHVYTADADVDRLFASIDALSRGGLAV